ACCAATGCACCAGGGCCGAATCCAATTCTACCCCATATGGAAATTGCATTGACTGGTTGTAGCGCGATAAAGTAGCCAAATGCAATTAGTAAGATAGAAAGAATCGCTAGAACGGGGTTACTTTTCGGCGTTTTCTCACGTTTACTTTCTGAATGAAAAAGGTCGAGCAGTGTCGTGCGATAAATAATTCGGTAGCCAGTAAACGAGGTGATCAGCGTAATAATCACAAAAATAATGACCGTATTAATCACGGCATCTAGTGAAAAGACGAAATTACTGACACCACCAAAATTCATTACTCGGAGTAGCACCATGACAAAGAATTTGGATAGTAGCGTTCCTAGACCAATTCCAATAACTAGCGCACCGATCCCCATTAAGAAATTTTCATAAAAGAGCATCTTGCCGATTTCTTTTTTACGAAGGCCGAGTAGGGAGTATATACCAATTTCTTTTTTGCGTTTACGGGTGAAAAAATGATTAGAGTACAAAATGAAGATCGCAACGAAAATAATAAGTACAATCGACGAGGCATCAAAAACAGTAGAAAGCTTGGCGCTCTTATCGATACGTGCGACAACAGCAGGGTCTTGAGCTAACGAAACGAATGTATAGTAGATCATGATCGAGAAAATCATCGAAGCGAAGTAGAGAAAATAATGAATAAAATTATGTTTTATATTCTTTTTTGCTAGATCAAATAACGTCATTCATGTCCCCTCCTAGCTGCGCCAACACATCGAGAATTTTTTGGAAGAATTCCTTACGAGTCTTTGTACCACGATAAATTTCTGTATAAATAGCACCATCTTTAATAAATAAAATCCGTTTACAAAAGCTCGCGGCATAAGCATCGTGAGTTACCATCATAATCGTCGAATGTTCTTGTTCATTGAGGCCTTTCAAACTCTCAAGCAAGTCCGTCGCTGATTTAGAATCAAGTGCACCAGTTGGCTCATCCGCAAAAATCAAGCTTGGGCTAGCGATAATCGCACGACTTGCAGCTGTTCTTTGCTTTTGCCCACCAGAAATCTCATTTGGATATTTATCTAGAATTTCACGAATACCAAACGTATCCGCGACTTTTTCAAGACTCGCTTCCATCTCTTTCACAGGACGTTTCGCAAGAGCAAGCGGCAAAATGATATTTTCACGAACACTAAGCGTATCCAGTAAATTATAATCTTGAAAAATAAAACCTAGCTGATCACGGCGGAATGAAGACATTTGCTGCTCATTCATCGTTTCAAGCTCCTGCCCAGAAATTTGAATCTCACCAGATGTTGGTTTGTCGATTGTTGAAAAAACATTGAGAAGTGTCGATTTACCAGCACCACTTGGCCCCATGATACCGACGAAATCCCCTTTTGCAATTTCCAAACTAATATTATCCAAGGCCGTATAGACATTGCCTTTAATACCATAAACCTTGCGAACATTCTTTGCTTGTAGAACTATTTCCATATAAACTCCTCCTAAATAAATAACTATAACCTTAGTTTAACGATAAAAGAGGAGGCGTTCCATTGAATTAGATGACATTATGAGGAGGAAGACTTACAATTTTGTAACTTGAAAAGCGTAAACAGCCCGTATAGCCTCGACAGAATTTGTTAGGGGGCGTAGTGAAAACCCTTTTTTGGTTTTTGCGGAGGTACCGAAAATTCCGAGAGGCTGGCCGTTGAAGCTAGATCACCCGAAAAGCTGAAACGGCCCGTACAGCTGCGACAAAAACTGGAGCGGCCGCAGTAAAAAGTCGCTCTTGCTTTTTATGGAGGGCGTGAAGTTTTCGAGGAGTTGGCCGTTGAAGCTAGATCACCCGAAAAGCTGAAACGGCCCGTACAGCTGCGACAAAAACTGGAGCGGCCGCAGTAAAAAGTCGCTCTTGCTTTTTATGGAGGGCGTGAAGTTTTCGAGGAGTTGGCCGTTGAAGCTAGATCCAACGGCGCCGAGCATGAACAAACACACGAATTCGAGACCACAGTTTCTCTAAATGCAACACTTCAATAAAAACAAAGCGCTAATTCCAGACTCGACGGGTAAGAGCCCTTGATGGATTAGCTGTTCTTTATTCGCATGGTAGTAGTTCTGGGTGTTGTGTATAAGAGCCACTGATGGATTACATGCTCACTTTGTTCTCATGCATATTGAGGCTCTCAAGGTTAGCTGCTCCTTATTTGCATACTAGTAGTTCTGGGTTTGGCGTATAAGAGCCACTGATGGATTACATGCCCGCTTTGCTCTCATGCATATTGAGGGTCTAAATCGGCAGGGGATGCCTCATAAAACCCACAACAAAAATCCCCAGCCCCATCTGGAGCTAGGTGTCAAATCTATTTTTTTAATCCATTCAAATCCTAAAAAATTCACTCAAATTCTCTGAAGCAATGTAATTCCCAATCAAGAAGGAACCAAACTCTGCAAAGCGAGCGCTAGACTCATCAAAGCGCATCTCTGTCACAATTCGTTTGAAATCAAGCGCATCATCCGCAAATAGTGTCACGCCCCACTCAAAATCATCCAGACCAATAGATCCACCAATGATCTGCTTAATCTTCCCAGCGTACGTACGACCAATCGCACCATGATCGCGAATCATCGCTTGGCGTTCTTCCATCGGCAACATGTACCAGTTATCAGAAAGGTTGCGTCGTTTCGTCATCGGATAAAAACAAATATGCTTGCGTGCTGGTAATTCGGGATATAAACGCTCACGCACGTGTTTATTTTCATATGGATCTTCACCTTTTGATAAGTGATTTGCCAAGTAGTTACTTAACTCCACCACAGAAATATACGAGTACGCTGGCAATAAATAATCCGCAATACGCAGTTTGTTCAATTGATTCTCAACTTCATTCAAACCTTCAAGCGTTGGTCTAAGCGTGAAAAAAAGTAAATCAGCTTTTTGACCGATAATCGAGTAAATCGTGTGTTCGCCTTCACCCATTTTTTTCGTGATGTTCATGTCGCCCAAGAAGTTTTGTAATTCATTGAGCATAGAATCGCGATCGACAGGGGAAACTTCTCTGAGAGCTGGCCAGTCAATCGTTCTGAAATCATGGATCGAAAACCAACCGTCTAACGTTTTAACTGCTTCGTTCATAGTAACGCACTTCCTTCCTTATGTACTGCTTAAATTGTAACACAAATAAGAGAACACTGTCTCACTCTATGTTTGTGAAAAACCCTCCGCTTAAAAAAGGGAAGGGTTCTACGCGAAATTTATTTTGGCGGCGTCGAAACAATGCAGCTAACGTTGCCATCGATTGTCCAATTTTTGCATGTGTTCGGTAGGATGAAATGATCGGCTTTTTTGATCGGTGTTGATTCGCCATCAATCGTTAGCGTCGCGGATCCAGCAAGTACGCTGACGAGTGTATAGGACGCTGTTGCCTCAAAATCAGCTTTTCCATCGATATCCCATTTATAGACCGCGAAAAATTCACTATCTACAAAAGTAGTTTCTGTCAAAGCACCAGTCGTTTTTGTTTTGATGTCTAAAACGGCATCGTGATGCGGGACAGTAGTCACGTCAATTGCTTTTTCCAAATGAAGTTCGCGTTTATTGCCATGATCATCGACGCGATCGTAATCATACACGCGATAAGTTGTATCAGAGCTTTGCTGCGTCTCAAGAACAAGCGTCCCCGTACAAAGCGCGTGAATCGTACCGCTCGGAACATAGAAAAAGTCACCTGGTTTAATCGCTACTTTACGAAGCAACTCGCTCCATTTACCGTCACGCGTCCAGTCAATCAATTCTTGTTTCGATGTCGCGTTATGGCCATAAACAAGTTCAGCGCCGGGCTCGCAATCAATAATATACCAACATTCCGTCTTGCCAAGCTCGCCGTTTTCATGTTCTTTCGCATAAGCATCATTCGGGTGAACTTGCACCGATAAATCCGTGTTCGCATCCAAAATCTTAGTTAACAACGGGAATACAGATTCTTTCGGGTTACCGAATAAAGCGGGCTGCTCCGCCCATAATTCAATCAACGTTTTCCCAGCAAACTCACCATTTTTCACAGTAGAAGGGCCGTGCGGATGCGCCGAAATCGACCAATGTTCGCCAGTTGTCTCCGTCGGAATAGCATAGCCAAAGAAGTCACGTAATTTCGTGCCTCCCCAAATACGATCTTGAAAAACTGAATCTAAAAATAAAGCTTTTGTCATCATAATAGCCTCCTAATTTTATATATCTTTCATCAAAAAACCCTGTTGCTTCAATGTTTCTGCGATCGAAGGATAATAATCTTTATCATAAAATGCAGAAACACGCTTCGTCCACGAAATGCCACCTTCACGTGCTGAAAAAGGAATAATCGTTTCGTCATAGGCCGACATTAAGTCTGCAACGTCCGTTTGGTACGTTTCCTCAAAGTAGATAGCTTCCTTAGGAAAACGCGGTTTAATCGGCATCTCCACGTCAGGATAACCAACGCACAGCCCGACAACCGGGAAAACATGTTTAGGCAGTTTCAAAAAATCAATAACTTCTGCCATATTTCGACGAATTCCGCCGATACAAACAACACCTAAATCAAAGGATTCCGCTGCGATAATCGCATTTTCACAAGCTAGTCCAACATCCGTTGCCCCAACAAGTAAAGCGTCCACATTTTCCACAGCAGAATGCGAACCTTGGTGCTGCTCACTCGCCAAATGCGTCCGATAAAAATCAGCCACAAAAACAAGAAATACGGAGCACTCCGCTATGTACGGTTGATTGCCACAGAGTTCCGCGATTTTCTGTTTGCGCTCAGGATTTTGGATAGCGATAATCGAATATTGCTGGCCGTTAATCCAGGACGGCGCACTTTGAGCAGAACGAATAATACTATCTAATTGTGCCTTTGGAATCGTTTTATCCGTTTTATATTTACGAAAAGAACGATGATTTTGCAAATGATTTATGATTGGATTCACACAGAAAACCTCCATTTCGAGTACACTAACAAACTAAGTATAGCCTTTTTTAGAATTAGATGAAAGTATT
The sequence above is drawn from the Listeria weihenstephanensis genome and encodes:
- the manA gene encoding mannose-6-phosphate isomerase, class I, whose product is MTKALFLDSVFQDRIWGGTKLRDFFGYAIPTETTGEHWSISAHPHGPSTVKNGEFAGKTLIELWAEQPALFGNPKESVFPLLTKILDANTDLSVQVHPNDAYAKEHENGELGKTECWYIIDCEPGAELVYGHNATSKQELIDWTRDGKWSELLRKVAIKPGDFFYVPSGTIHALCTGTLVLETQQSSDTTYRVYDYDRVDDHGNKRELHLEKAIDVTTVPHHDAVLDIKTKTTGALTETTFVDSEFFAVYKWDIDGKADFEATASYTLVSVLAGSATLTIDGESTPIKKADHFILPNTCKNWTIDGNVSCIVSTPPK
- a CDS encoding ABC transporter ATP-binding protein, translated to MEIVLQAKNVRKVYGIKGNVYTALDNISLEIAKGDFVGIMGPSGAGKSTLLNVFSTIDKPTSGEIQISGQELETMNEQQMSSFRRDQLGFIFQDYNLLDTLSVRENIILPLALAKRPVKEMEASLEKVADTFGIREILDKYPNEISGGQKQRTAASRAIIASPSLIFADEPTGALDSKSATDLLESLKGLNEQEHSTIMMVTHDAYAASFCKRILFIKDGAIYTEIYRGTKTRKEFFQKILDVLAQLGGDMNDVI
- the hemQ gene encoding hydrogen peroxide-dependent heme synthase codes for the protein MNEAVKTLDGWFSIHDFRTIDWPALREVSPVDRDSMLNELQNFLGDMNITKKMGEGEHTIYSIIGQKADLLFFTLRPTLEGLNEVENQLNKLRIADYLLPAYSYISVVELSNYLANHLSKGEDPYENKHVRERLYPELPARKHICFYPMTKRRNLSDNWYMLPMEERQAMIRDHGAIGRTYAGKIKQIIGGSIGLDDFEWGVTLFADDALDFKRIVTEMRFDESSARFAEFGSFLIGNYIASENLSEFFRI
- a CDS encoding NADPH-dependent oxidoreductase — encoded protein: MNPIINHLQNHRSFRKYKTDKTIPKAQLDSIIRSAQSAPSWINGQQYSIIAIQNPERKQKIAELCGNQPYIAECSVFLVFVADFYRTHLASEQHQGSHSAVENVDALLVGATDVGLACENAIIAAESFDLGVVCIGGIRRNMAEVIDFLKLPKHVFPVVGLCVGYPDVEMPIKPRFPKEAIYFEETYQTDVADLMSAYDETIIPFSAREGGISWTKRVSAFYDKDYYPSIAETLKQQGFLMKDI